A genomic segment from Eremothecium gossypii ATCC 10895 chromosome III, complete sequence encodes:
- the IMO32 gene encoding Imo32p (Syntenic homolog of Saccharomyces cerevisiae YGR031W (IMO32)), which yields MNSLLTRLLPVGRPVALGTAAPRGRVLYSTRLADPELERIETVPLQATRLAGEPARAGAQPAAPVVILHGLFGSRRNNRRLAQLLNGRLGRDVYTLDLRNHGASPRTPRHDYPAMVADVARWLRENTGRAAPVLVGHSMGAKVAMGLALRQPHLCSALVSIENAPVATVPEPEFPRYIGALERLAAQPELSAAQAQRALAAVESDPDVRLFLLSLMEHYRDPASGKLRYRPRIPLRTLKDAVVRGAIAGWELSPATHRYTGPALFLRGTRSNYVADDYLPAVGSYFPNFDVRDVAGGHWINSQQPQLCADLIVDFLGRRDL from the coding sequence ATGAACTCATTACTGACACGTCTCCTCCCGGTAGGCCGCCCGGTCGCGCTTGGcacggccgcgccgcgcggccgcgtgCTGTACAGCACGCGCCTGGCGGACCCAGAACTCGAGCGCATCGAGACCGTCCCGCTGCAGGCCACGCGCCTGGCGGGCGagcccgcgcgcgcgggcgcgcagcccgccgcgcccgtCGTGATCTTGCACGGCCTGTTCGGCTCGCGCCGCAACAACCGCCGCCTCGCCCAGCTCCTCAACGGCCGCCTGGGCCGCGACGTCTACACGCTCGACCTGCGCAACCACGGCGCGTCACCCCGCACCCCGCGCCACGACTACCCCGCCATGGTCGCAGACGTCGCGCGCTGGCTGCGCGAGAATaccggccgcgcggccccGGTCCTCGTCGGACACTCGATGGGCGCCAAGGTCGCCATGGGCCTCGccctgcgccagccgcaCCTGTGCTCCGCCCTGGTCTCCATCGAGAACGCGCCGGTCGCCACGGTGCCCGAGCCGGAGTTCCCTCGCTACATCGGCGCCCTCGAGCGCCTCGCCGCGCAGCCTGAGCTCTCTgccgcgcaggcgcagcgcgccctCGCCGCCGTCGAGTCCGACCCCGACGTCCGCCTGTTCCTCCTCTCGCTCATGGAGCACTACCGCGACCCCGCCTCAGGCAAGTTGCGCTACCGCCCGCGCATCCCCCTGCGCACGCTCAAGGACGCCGTTGTCCGCGGCGCCATCGCCGGCTGGGAGCTTTCCCCCGCGACCCACCGCTACACGGGCCCGGCGCTGTTCCTCCGCGGCACGCGCTCGAACTACGTCGCCGACGACTACCTACCTGCCGTCGGCAGCTACTTCCCGAACTTCGACGTCCGCGACGTTGCCGGCGGCCACTGGATCAACagccagcagccgcagctCTGCGCCGACCTCATCGTAGACTTCCTCGGCCGCCGCGATCTTTAG
- a CDS encoding ACL179Cp (Syntenic homolog of Saccharomyces cerevisiae YLR341W (SPO77)) yields the protein MSLSLRDVNKGKYNFPDGYDSIGKTKRTLHPSANAKLLFAEEQLPHSIDAIFAPLEENKEYDGDDGNAAAIEGEYETERFGLRSNSVVQQIGEFAPIEDFTRDDSRMMYESMGTSLRLDSQGVVKYSIREDSMIMHTPPSNRGYFLPSVMTSFSSALDMLYELVHDSLMVPANYRYAGVDIDAESESLNTNLFIIPLQRKICHLVDVLVHLNHLELTLEVFKQCGDSAVEPEQCKRLDACLHEILELVANFVNEDQHEATIFQSFMASKAFSRKFKFSQVGADVLDEVRPLLTLANTPQLTLQSFKFDVQLIDNDDTSLQEELRYHVNYMLAYQLLFQKLKGFFINCLSFEQNEDSGIVLHCLEGFLTNSVELESAELLVGLDTAIDAWARKDHDRSIVLASWCNEMARKQAKLGQQAEEDDDTLGGGDKYNVAKLFIQQLKDITAGHSLSSGFTVLTAGLDSGAVPNSELVLYQNQSRNINIKRWVFGQQKSLSHKQRLLEKCHKLKWKLVKWSQGFSRKKQTTERRQYLASRGNNSELVSLSISGSYHNWRNAYHNPVFNNLHNGSRKLGELQDRAKKIDEFKRKRDRLMFLFFGEDS from the coding sequence ATGTCGTTGTCCCTAAGAGATGTGAATAAGGGTAAATATAACTTTCCGGATGGATATGATAGCATAGGGAAAACCAAGAGGACTCTGCATCCTTCAGCAAACGCCAAGCTTTTGTTTGCAGAAGAACAGTTACCACATTCTATTGATGCCATATTTGCGCCGCTAGAGGAGAACAAGGAATACGATGGGGACGACGGTAACGCAGCCGCCATCGAAGGGGAATATGAAACCGAAAGGTTCGGACTAAGATCCAACAGCGTGGTACAGCAGATAGGTGAGTTTGCGCCCATTGAGGACTTCACACGCGACGACAGCAGAATGATGTATGAAAGTATGGGCACGAGCCTTCGGTTGGACTCACAGGGAGTAGTCAAGTACTCTATCAGAGAAGACAGCATGATCATGCACACCCCACCTTCAAACCGCGGCTACTTTTTGCCATCGGTTATGACTTCCTTTAGCAGTGCGTTGGACATGCTGTATGAATTGGTACACGACAGTCTCATGGTGCCAGCTAACTACCGATACGCAGGAGTCGACATTGACGCAGAGTCCGAGAGCCTCAATACAAACCTCTTTATCATCCCATTGCAACGGAAAATCTGTCATTTGGTCGATGTTCTAGTCCACCTAAACCATCTAGAGTTGACCCTTGAAGTGTTCAAACAATGTGGAGATAGCGCTGTGGAGCCGGAGCAGTGCAAGCGCCTCGATGCGTGTCTACATGAGATACTTGAGCTTGTTGCCAATTTTGTTAATGAAGACCAGCACGAGGCTACGATTTTTCAGAGTTTTATGGCCTCCAAGGCCTTCTCTAGGAAGTTCAAATTTAGCCAGGTCGGCGCTGACGTGCTAGACGAGGTAAGACCGTTGCTTACGTTAGCCAACACGCCGCAGCTGACCTTGCAGAGCTTCAAGTTTGACGTGCAGCTCATAGATAACGATGACACCAGTCTACAGGAGGAGTTGCGGTACCATGTCAACTATATGCTAGCATACCAGCTCCTATTTCAGAAACTTAAAGGCTTCTTCATCAATTGTCTATCATTTGAACAGAACGAGGACAGCGGCATCGTCCTCCACTGCTTGGAGGGCTTTTTGACCAACTCTGTCGAGCTTGAGAGCGCAGAGTTACTTGTAGGTTTGGATACCGCTATCGACGCATGGGCCCGCAAAGACCACGACCGAAGCATTGTCCTTGCCAGCTGGTGCAACGAAATGGCCAGGAAACAGGCCAAATTGGGCCAGCAGGCAGAGGAGGACGATGACACCTTGGGTGGCGGCGACAAGTACAACGTCGCGAAGCTCTTCATCCAGCAGTTGAAGGACATCACTGCGGGCCACTCGCTTAGCTCTGGCTTCACGGTGTTGACGGCCGGTCTCGACTCGGGCGCAGTCCCCAATTCCGAGCTCGTGCTCTACCAGAACCAGAGCAGAAACATCAACATCAAGCGCTGGGTTTTCGGCCAACAGAAATCGCTATCCCACAAGCAGCGCTTACTTGAGAAGTGCCACAAGTTGAAGTGGAAGCTTGTCAAGTGGTCGCAGGGGTTCTCGCGCAAGAAGCAGACCACAGAAAGGCGCCAGTACCTTGCCTCCAGAGGAAACAACTCGGAGTTGGTCAGCCTCTCCATCTCTGGGAGCTACCACAACTGGCGCAACGCCTATCATAATCCTGTCTTCAATAATTTGCATAACGGCTCCCGCAAACTGGGCGAGCTACAGGACCGCGCAAAGAAGATAGACGAATTCAAGAGAAAGCGAGACAGGCTTATGTTCCTTTTCTTCGGGGAGGATTCATAG
- the RPP0 gene encoding 60S ribosomal protein uL10 (Syntenic homolog of Saccharomyces cerevisiae YLR340W (RPP0)), producing MGGVREKKSEYFAKLREYLEEYKSVFVVGVDNVSSQQMHEVRKALRGKAVVLMGKNTMVRRAIRGFIADFPDYEKLLPFVKGNVGFVFTNEPLTDIKEVIVANKVAAPARAGAVAPEDIWVLAVNTGMEPGKTSFFQALGVPTKIARGTIEITSDVKVVEAGNRVGASEASLLNLLNISPFTYGLTVVQVYDNGQVFPASILDITDEELVSHFVTAVNTIASISLAIGYPTLPSVGHTLINNYKDLLAVAIAANYVYPEIEELVDRIENPDKYASAAPAAAASSAPAEEAAAEEDEESEDDDMGFGLFD from the coding sequence ATGGGAGGCGTCCGTGAGAAGAAGTCTGAATACTTCGCTAAGCTAAGAGAGTACTTGGAAGAGTACAAGTCCGTCTTCGTTGTCGGTGTCGACAATGTCTCTTCGCAGCAGATGCACGAGGTCAGAAAGGCCTTGAGAGGCAAGGCTGTGGTGTTGATGGGTAAGAACACCATGGTTAGAAGAGCCATCAGAGGTTTCATTGCTGACTTCCCAGACTACGAGAAGCTATTGCCTTTCGTTAAGGGCAACGTCGGTTTTGTCTTCACCAACGAGCCTTTGACCGACATTAAGGAGGTCATTGTTGCCAACAAGGTTGCTGCTCCGGCCAGAGCTGGTGCTGTTGCCCCAGAGGACATCTGGGTTCTAGCTGTCAACACCGGTATGGAGCCAGGTAAGACCTCTTTCTTCCAGGCTTTGGGTGTCCCAACCAAGATTGCCAGAGGTACCATTGAGATTACCTCCGACGTCAAGGTCGTTGAGGCCGGTAACAGAGTCGGTGCCTCCGAGGCTTCTTTGTTGAACTTGTTGAACATCTCTCCGTTCACCTACGGTTTGACTGTTGTTCAGGTCTACGACAACGGCCAGGTCTTCCCAGCCTCCATCTTGGACATCACTGACGAGGAGTTGGTCTCTCACTTCGTTACTGCTGTGAACACCATTGCCTCTATCTCCTTGGCTATCGGCTACCCAACCTTGCCATCTGTCGGTCACACCTTGATCAACAACTACAAGGACTTGCTAGCTGTCGCTATCGCTGCCAACTACGTCTACCCAGAGATTGAGGAGCTAGTTGACAGAATCGAGAACCCAGACAAGTACGCTTCTGccgctccagctgctgctgcttccTCCGCCCCAGCTGAGGAGGCTGCCGCtgaggaggacgaggagtCTGAGGACGATGACATGGGCTTCGGCTTGTTCGATTAA
- the POP6 gene encoding ribonuclease P/MRP protein subunit POP6 (Syntenic homolog of Saccharomyces cerevisiae YGR030C (POP6)), with product MQYQGEEIDAQLDVPESCFNYIRNELLNHVLDADKRALFNNEETCIQISKATHVEVGVQRAMQSIAENRAVLLYSYGQHVQRQLGAVEILKATLQERKIGYEQFNHLSCLAHVGPGRNELLETRVNIPVLLVIVAPAGSLTSLAGFQRQ from the coding sequence ATGCAGTACCAAGGAGAGGAAATAGACGCTCAGCTTGACGTTCCGGAGTCCTGCTTCAATTATATTCGCAATGAGCTCTTGAATCACGTGCTGGACGCGGATAAACGCGCGCTCTTCAATAACGAAGAGACATGCATCCAGATATCGAAGGCCACACATGTCGAGGTCGGGGTACAGCGTGCAATGCAATCGATAGCAGAGAACAGAGCGGTGCTACTGTATTCATATGGGCAGCACGtgcagcgccagctcggTGCTGTGGAAATACTGAAGGCGACGCTCCAAGAGCGGAAAATCGGCTACGAGCAGTTTAACCATCTTAGCTGCCTTGCGCATGTTGGCCCAGGTAGAAATGAGCTACTTGAGACGCGCGTGAATATACCCGTGCTACTGGTGATTGTGGCGCCTGCGGGATCATTGACCAGCCTTGCTGGCTTTCAACGTCAATAG
- the ATP3 gene encoding F1F0 ATP synthase subunit gamma (Syntenic homolog of Saccharomyces cerevisiae YBR039W (ATP3)) has protein sequence MFIRSRAAIGAVQGASRSYATLREIEMRLKSIKNIEKITKTMKIVASTRLGKADRAKQTARQYSKAEAEFYSNAGTAVGEGEARDLVIAITSDKGLCGSIHSQLAKAVRAHLANHPSSDVVTVGDKVKNQIMRSHADNLKMSFNGVGKEAPTFEESALIADKILEHDAAKYGKITVFYNSPISSLSFEPSQKPVYNADTIEQSPSFSKYEVDSDSNVPQDLFEFTLANQILSAMADGYSAEISARRNAMDNASKNAGEMINKYSILYNRTRQAVITNELVDIITGASSLD, from the coding sequence ATGTTCATCAGATCCAGAGCCGCCATTGGTGCCGTTCAGGGCGCTAGCAGAAGCTATGCGACGCTGCGGGAGATTGAGATGCGTTTGAAGTCTATCAAGAACATCGAGAAGATCACCAAGACGATGAAGATCGTGGCTTCGACTCGGTTGGGGAAGGCGGACCGTGCGAAGCAGACGGCTCGCCAGTACTCCAAGGCCGAGGCCGAGTTCTACAGCAACGCTGGGACTGCGGTGGGCGAGGGCGAGGCACGTGATCTGGTGATTGCAATTACGTCGGACAAGGGTCTGTGTGGTTCCATCCACTCTCAGCTGGCTAAGGCTGTACGCGCACATCTGGCAAACCACCCAAGCAGCGACGTCGTGACTGTTGGTGACAAGGTCAAAAACCAGATTATGCGGTCTCACGCTGACAACCTGAAGATGTCCTTCAATGGCGTGGGCAAGGAGGCGCCCACGTTCGAGGAGTCTGCATTGATCGCAGACAAGATCTTGGAGCACGATGCTGCGAAGTACGGCAAGATCACTGTGTTCTACAACTCCCCAATTTCTTCTTTGTCATTTGAGCCTTCGCAGAAGCCTGTGTACAATGCCGACACCATCGAGCAGTCCCCTTCGTTTTCCAAGTACGAGGTGGACTCTGACTCCAACGTCCCCCAGGATTTGTTCGAGTTCACTCTGGCCAACCAGATCCTCTCCGCTATGGCTGACGGGTACTCTGCCGAGATCTCTGCCAGAAGAAACGCAATGGACAACGCATCCAAGAACGCCGGCGAAATGATTAACAAGTACTCCATCCTATACAACAGAACCAGACAGGCAGTTATTACCAACGAATTGGTTGACATTATCACCGGTGCTTCCTCCTTGGACTGA
- the FIG1 gene encoding Fig1p (Syntenic homolog of Saccharomyces cerevisiae YBR040W (FIG1)) — protein sequence MIFGPIVLFLVKRTPRLFALTFNAIAILLAVFVLLGCYNSQQQSTFLSRLQFNAQSPLYTVIEKSLHERTNTTGFEQLRIKVGYLGVCLSNLPAAYPGGPVQCFGRKNITGTPLYDALDLRVFNIPAAANSSSHTDLNILGLAHAAAADIDHPYIFMISIILAILMFCILLYVTVPMLPYKRPLNLALLGLSPLVVVFLAFGSMWTHVACNAASAFIPPASMGVIKVHRGRKATAMVWSCFVFVLLDCIIIWAIYFRDQARDKKSRGQADYERYANSDYAKYAQSDRSTLGNKY from the coding sequence ATGATCTTCGGTCCAATCGTGCTCTTTCTCGTCAAGCGGACGCCACGGCTGTTTGCACTCACGTTCAATGCCATCGCCATTCTGTTGGCTGTGTTCGTGCTTCTGGGATGCTACAACAGTCAACAGCAGTCCACCTTCCTCAGCCGCCTACAATTTAACGCGCAGTCGCCGCTGTACACTGTGATTGAAAAATCGTTGCACGAGCGCACGAACACGACTGGGTTCGAGCAGCTCCGCATCAAGGTCGGCTACCTCGGAGTGTGTCTCTCAAACCTTCCCGCCGCATATCCTGGCGGCCCGGTACAGTGCTTCGGGCGCAAGAACATCACAGGCACTCCCCTCTACGATGCTCTCGACCTCCGCGTCTTCAATATACCCGCTGCAGCCAACAGCTCCTCCCACACCGACCTGAACATCCTCGGCCTTGCCCacgcagccgccgcagacATTGACCACCCGTATATCTTCATGATCAGCATCATCCTTGCCATTCTGATGTTCTGCATCCTACTTTACGTCACCGTACCTATGCTGCCCTACAAGCGACCCCTGAACCTGGCACTGCTTGGACTCAGTCCGTTGGTCGTCGTGTTCCTTGCTTTCGGCTCCATGTGGACCCACGTTGCCTGCAATGCAGCTTCCGCATTCATACCCCCAGCAAGCATGGGCGTAATCAAGGTCCATCGCGGCCGCAAGGCCACTGCCATGGTCTGGTCCTGTTTTGTCTTTGTGCTGCTTGATTGCATCATTATCTGGGCCATCTACTTCAGGGACCAGGCTCGTGACAAGAAGTCACGCGGCCAG